The proteins below come from a single Edaphobacter acidisoli genomic window:
- a CDS encoding DsbA family protein, which translates to MQNVVKPFRILVFALTLAALGCHAQTPALSQSKLGAASSGDFLSPDLARRVEVQVRSRFDVPPDYEIHIGSRTRSDLPGYDAISVTFSAGGKTSRPITFLLSTDNKTLAQFTKFDISKNPRDLVSDGGRPSRGGPASAPVIIVGFDDLECPFCARMNAQLFPSILQRYGDKVHFVYRDFPLYDKHPWAMRAAVDVNCVGDHSPEGYWNLVDYIHAHAAEMGGQSASLAQANQTLDTLTREEGKRQHIDAATLDACIAKQDTTAILAEVKEGEALGVEATPALFINGEKIEGAEPLADVYRMIDSALIAAGQTPPPPAEPAAAPAGTPPETQQTPAKTGN; encoded by the coding sequence GTGCAGAATGTAGTCAAACCGTTCCGAATCCTGGTCTTTGCCCTAACACTGGCGGCGCTCGGCTGCCATGCACAGACACCGGCACTGTCTCAAAGCAAGCTCGGGGCAGCTTCAAGCGGTGACTTCCTTTCGCCCGATCTGGCCCGCCGCGTCGAGGTGCAGGTGCGTTCCCGCTTTGATGTGCCGCCCGACTACGAGATTCACATCGGCTCGCGCACCAGGAGCGACCTTCCTGGTTATGACGCCATCTCGGTGACATTCTCGGCAGGCGGCAAGACCAGCCGCCCGATTACGTTTCTACTCTCGACTGACAATAAGACCTTGGCCCAGTTCACCAAATTCGACATCAGCAAGAACCCGCGCGATCTGGTCAGCGACGGAGGCCGTCCCAGCCGCGGCGGCCCGGCCAGTGCCCCGGTCATCATCGTCGGTTTCGACGATCTCGAATGCCCATTCTGTGCGCGGATGAACGCGCAGCTCTTTCCCTCGATCCTCCAGCGCTATGGAGACAAAGTTCACTTCGTCTACCGCGACTTCCCGCTCTACGACAAACACCCTTGGGCAATGCGCGCTGCTGTTGATGTGAACTGCGTGGGCGACCACAGCCCCGAGGGTTACTGGAACCTCGTCGATTACATTCATGCACATGCCGCGGAGATGGGGGGGCAATCCGCGAGTCTCGCTCAAGCTAACCAGACGCTCGATACACTGACGAGGGAAGAAGGCAAGCGTCAGCATATTGATGCCGCTACACTCGACGCCTGCATCGCCAAGCAGGACACCACGGCAATCCTGGCGGAGGTCAAAGAAGGCGAGGCCTTGGGAGTGGAAGCTACACCTGCCCTATTCATTAACGGCGAAAAGATTGAGGGTGCCGAGCCTTTAGCCGACGTTTACCGTATGATCGATAGCGCACTCATTGCTGCAGGGCAGACGCCCCCGCCGCCAGCAGAGCCTGCCGCTGCTCCGGCAGGTACACCGCCTGAGACGCAGCAGACCCCGGCCAAAACAGGAAATTAG
- a CDS encoding RDD family protein — protein sequence MTSAQLEAHPLDETSAETEAPFALRAQVAERVAAHRARRGSAATTGSVTPIAPPTPAKQRAARIAATVAERYAQSQSYRAFLAAEAERAIREAEAAAEVAALSARAVAEAQNQLLFELDQIQAEASAVKESVADVEAVVKAGVPELAPQMAPHGGLSVRLDERFERAPMPLAAAHAVYAGPVVDEDEVFALDEEIAYRQNPVLDEPPQDIPANLLEFPRQLVAPRKARPRLAEGPLREDSAATHDAEQLRIFEVEASQISTAPVIESAEPEWSSIVLTAQPAPEHVARVRVAEAVESTYPIAPLAHVPQTAAFGLRLMAGIVDSCIVLAGELAFVAVSSLIINKMAENARLSSHLSPQIAAIGFVAVFAVFTLLYQTLFFTFSEATLGMRYARIGLCTFSDDNPTRGQMRRRIFAAVLSACPLGLGYLWAVLDEDGLGWHDRISRMYQRSY from the coding sequence ATGACCTCTGCACAACTTGAAGCACATCCTCTAGACGAGACCTCTGCCGAAACGGAAGCTCCTTTTGCACTGCGCGCGCAAGTAGCCGAGCGCGTGGCTGCACATCGGGCTCGACGAGGCAGTGCAGCAACAACTGGTTCGGTTACGCCGATTGCGCCGCCGACTCCGGCCAAGCAACGTGCGGCACGCATTGCCGCGACTGTGGCCGAGCGCTACGCGCAGTCGCAGAGCTATCGCGCGTTTCTCGCCGCCGAAGCAGAACGCGCCATTCGCGAGGCTGAGGCTGCCGCTGAAGTTGCAGCGCTGAGCGCACGGGCCGTCGCAGAAGCACAGAACCAGCTTCTGTTTGAACTGGACCAGATTCAAGCTGAGGCATCCGCGGTGAAAGAGTCGGTTGCCGATGTTGAGGCAGTGGTCAAGGCTGGGGTTCCAGAACTTGCGCCGCAGATGGCACCGCATGGTGGTTTGTCGGTGCGGCTCGACGAGCGGTTTGAGCGGGCGCCAATGCCCCTGGCCGCTGCGCATGCGGTCTATGCCGGGCCTGTAGTGGATGAGGACGAGGTTTTCGCACTCGACGAAGAGATTGCCTACCGTCAGAATCCTGTTCTCGATGAGCCGCCTCAAGACATCCCCGCGAACCTGCTTGAGTTTCCGCGCCAGCTTGTTGCGCCACGCAAGGCTCGTCCGCGGCTGGCCGAAGGACCGCTGCGTGAGGATTCCGCCGCGACACATGACGCTGAGCAGCTTCGCATCTTCGAAGTCGAGGCCAGTCAGATTTCTACGGCTCCTGTGATTGAGAGCGCTGAGCCGGAGTGGTCATCCATCGTGCTTACAGCACAGCCTGCCCCAGAGCATGTTGCACGGGTACGGGTTGCCGAGGCAGTCGAAAGCACTTATCCCATTGCTCCTCTTGCCCATGTTCCCCAGACTGCTGCCTTCGGACTGCGTCTGATGGCCGGCATTGTGGATAGCTGCATCGTGCTTGCAGGTGAACTTGCCTTCGTCGCGGTGTCGTCGCTGATCATCAACAAGATGGCTGAGAACGCTCGACTGTCCTCGCACCTGAGCCCACAGATCGCCGCCATCGGCTTCGTTGCGGTATTTGCAGTCTTCACGCTGCTCTACCAGACGCTCTTCTTCACGTTCTCGGAGGCGACGCTTGGGATGCGCTATGCGCGCATTGGCTTGTGCACGTTCTCTGACGACAATCCCACGCGCGGACAGATGCGCCGCCGCATCTTCGCCGCCGTGCTCTCGGCCTGCCCGTTGGGCCTCGGCTATCTGTGGGCAGTGCTCGATGAAGACGGCCTCGGCTGGCACGACCGCATCTCGCGGATGTATCAGCGGAGCTATTGA
- the aspS gene encoding aspartate--tRNA ligase has product MLDFLSGLQRTVMCGELRAENDGQEAVLMGWVNRRRDHGNLIFLDVRDRSGITQVVFDKEVSAEAHAKAEAARSEYVVAVKGKVRLRGAGLENPNMDTGAIEVVAHELLLLNDAKTPPFSPAEDAISNEEVRLKYRYLDLRRTEMQRNFALRSKVAMAIRNYLVEHGFLEIETPFMTRSTPEGARDYLVPSRVHTGSFYALPQSPQIFKQILMISGFDKYFQIARCFRDEDLRADRQPEFTQIDLEMSFPTQELVFRVVEGFLTAAFKAAGIALTTPFIQMTYDDAIKSYGIDKPDMRLPAMISLSDELTPALRESLKIESALPVLGFIIPSVGELSGTARKSLMSEIRTTFGDCGLDALDVPRLKTNTTFAPLAEAIEKKLAAGADDLVVVITPKLGTPAKWNHDPQWIYKRVGALRLQLAQKFADKHGRFNKTGTEADFKFLWVTDFPMYEWNEETKTWDAAHHPFTSPHEDDIKSGRLVNDKGAVRALAYDIVLNGTELGSGSIRIHRQDVQQEIFRSLGMSDAEARERFGFFLDALEYGTPPHGGIALGLDRIVMILAGATSLREVIAFPKTAKAIDLMVDAPTPVSEQQMRELHLKIAARS; this is encoded by the coding sequence ACGGCCAGGAGGCCGTCCTGATGGGCTGGGTTAACCGCCGCCGCGACCACGGCAACCTGATCTTTCTCGATGTCCGCGACCGCTCCGGCATCACGCAGGTGGTCTTCGACAAAGAGGTATCAGCCGAAGCTCACGCCAAAGCCGAAGCAGCTCGTTCCGAGTACGTCGTCGCCGTCAAAGGCAAGGTTCGCCTTCGCGGTGCAGGGCTTGAGAACCCGAACATGGACACTGGCGCAATCGAAGTCGTCGCGCACGAACTATTGCTCCTGAACGACGCAAAAACGCCTCCCTTTTCGCCCGCCGAAGACGCCATCTCGAACGAAGAGGTGCGCCTGAAGTATCGCTACCTCGATCTGCGCCGCACCGAGATGCAGCGCAACTTCGCGCTGCGCAGCAAAGTGGCGATGGCGATCCGAAACTACCTGGTCGAGCATGGCTTCCTCGAAATCGAAACGCCATTTATGACGCGCTCCACGCCCGAAGGCGCACGCGATTATCTCGTACCCAGCCGCGTCCACACCGGCAGCTTCTACGCGCTCCCGCAGTCGCCGCAGATATTCAAACAGATCCTGATGATCTCGGGCTTCGACAAGTACTTCCAGATCGCCCGCTGCTTCCGCGACGAGGACCTCCGCGCCGACCGCCAGCCTGAGTTCACCCAGATCGACCTCGAGATGTCGTTTCCCACGCAGGAGCTGGTCTTTCGCGTTGTCGAGGGCTTCCTCACAGCAGCGTTCAAGGCCGCAGGCATTGCGCTGACCACGCCATTTATTCAGATGACGTACGACGACGCCATCAAGAGCTACGGCATCGACAAGCCGGACATGCGTCTTCCCGCGATGATCTCGCTGAGCGACGAGCTGACGCCTGCACTGCGCGAATCTCTCAAGATTGAGTCCGCACTGCCAGTACTCGGCTTCATCATCCCCAGTGTCGGTGAACTAAGCGGCACCGCGCGCAAATCGCTGATGAGCGAAATCCGCACCACCTTCGGTGACTGCGGCCTCGACGCGCTCGACGTGCCACGCCTCAAGACCAACACAACGTTCGCGCCGCTGGCCGAGGCAATCGAGAAGAAGCTCGCCGCCGGCGCAGACGATCTCGTCGTCGTCATCACGCCCAAACTCGGCACGCCCGCGAAGTGGAACCACGATCCACAGTGGATCTACAAGCGCGTCGGCGCGCTGCGTCTGCAACTCGCGCAGAAGTTTGCCGATAAGCATGGCCGCTTCAACAAGACCGGCACTGAGGCTGACTTCAAATTTCTTTGGGTCACAGACTTCCCGATGTACGAGTGGAACGAGGAGACGAAGACCTGGGATGCGGCGCATCATCCCTTCACCTCGCCGCACGAGGACGATATCAAGTCCGGTCGCCTGGTCAACGATAAGGGTGCCGTACGCGCGCTCGCTTACGATATCGTGCTGAATGGCACCGAGCTCGGCTCTGGTTCCATCCGTATCCATCGCCAGGACGTGCAGCAGGAGATCTTCCGCTCACTCGGCATGTCGGACGCTGAAGCCAGGGAACGCTTCGGCTTCTTCCTCGACGCGCTCGAGTACGGCACGCCTCCGCACGGCGGCATCGCACTCGGTCTCGACCGCATCGTCATGATCCTCGCTGGCGCAACGAGCCTCCGCGAAGTCATTGCGTTCCCGAAGACGGCGAAAGCGATCGACCTGATGGTCGATGCGCCAACACCCGTCAGCGAGCAACAGATGCGCGAGCTGCACCTGAAGATTGCCGCGCGGAGCTAA
- a CDS encoding SurA N-terminal domain-containing protein, translating into MRSLRGTSVSASVLLLSAMVLITGCNRGHSADVVATVNGHPIMRADMEKAYQEQLGEAQQQQQQTPSPDQADSLRLNVLQSLINEEIVEQRAAKMNLTATNDEVDAKLKEMKAPYTDDQFEERLKANHTTLDDLKHNLRRTLTINKLLNKEINSKITVTDADVASYYNQHKAEFNFIETEYHLAQIQVTGIPSAQPGNLQNSKATNDAEAKKKIQVLKNQLDSGADFGVLAMNYSEQPETAPNGGDIGFVPESRLRTDPAVYAAVTKLKAGEYTDIMPIVDPQSKKTVGYAIYKLLSREPAGQRDLSDPRVQQAIRQQLQDGRSQLLKGAYFEMLRDQAKIENFFAEQIFKNDAH; encoded by the coding sequence ATGCGCTCGCTCCGTGGAACATCTGTCTCCGCAAGCGTGCTTTTGCTCTCTGCCATGGTCTTGATTACAGGCTGCAATCGTGGTCACAGCGCCGACGTCGTTGCTACAGTCAACGGCCACCCCATCATGCGCGCTGACATGGAAAAGGCCTACCAGGAACAGCTCGGCGAGGCCCAGCAACAACAGCAGCAGACGCCCTCGCCCGACCAGGCCGACTCCCTCCGTCTGAACGTCCTCCAGTCCCTGATCAATGAAGAGATCGTGGAACAGCGTGCCGCCAAAATGAATCTAACGGCAACCAACGATGAGGTGGACGCCAAGCTCAAAGAGATGAAGGCTCCCTACACCGACGACCAGTTCGAGGAGCGCCTCAAGGCCAACCACACCACGCTCGACGATCTCAAGCACAACCTGCGCCGCACGCTCACGATCAACAAGCTCCTCAACAAGGAGATCAACTCCAAGATCACCGTCACCGATGCCGACGTGGCCAGCTACTACAACCAGCACAAGGCCGAGTTCAACTTCATCGAGACGGAGTACCACTTGGCACAGATTCAGGTGACCGGCATCCCCTCTGCCCAGCCCGGCAATCTGCAAAACAGCAAGGCCACCAACGACGCAGAGGCGAAAAAGAAGATTCAGGTGCTCAAGAACCAGCTCGATAGCGGCGCAGACTTCGGCGTGCTCGCAATGAACTATTCCGAGCAACCAGAGACCGCGCCCAATGGCGGCGACATCGGCTTTGTGCCAGAGTCGCGGTTGCGCACCGATCCCGCAGTCTACGCTGCCGTCACGAAGCTCAAAGCGGGCGAGTACACCGACATCATGCCCATCGTTGATCCGCAGTCGAAGAAGACGGTCGGTTACGCAATCTATAAGCTGCTCTCGCGCGAGCCCGCCGGGCAGCGCGATCTAAGCGACCCACGCGTCCAGCAGGCGATCCGGCAGCAGCTACAGGACGGCCGCTCCCAGCTGCTCAAGGGTGCCTACTTCGAGATGTTGCGTGATCAGGCGAAAATTGAAAACTTCTTCGCTGAACAGATATTCAAAAACGATGCCCACTAA
- a CDS encoding Dps family protein yields the protein MPKQSEAAKRQKAPLATPSYIDKKAMKDITGALNALLADVFALYIKTKNFHWHMSGPHFRDYHLMLDEHSDQIFSMTDDIAERVRKIGGTTIHSIGQISRLQRIADNDAEYVTPEDMLAELHEDENALAVRMRAAHTLCDDAGDVATASLLENWIDQTQRRAWFLFEATRPLR from the coding sequence ATGCCCAAGCAATCTGAGGCCGCTAAGCGCCAGAAGGCGCCATTGGCAACACCGTCTTATATCGACAAGAAGGCCATGAAAGACATTACCGGCGCGCTCAACGCCTTGCTGGCCGATGTTTTTGCGCTCTATATCAAAACCAAGAACTTCCACTGGCACATGAGCGGCCCGCACTTCCGTGACTACCATTTGATGCTCGATGAGCACTCGGACCAGATTTTCTCCATGACGGACGACATCGCTGAGCGCGTCAGGAAGATTGGCGGAACGACGATTCATTCGATCGGACAGATCTCACGCCTGCAACGCATTGCTGACAACGATGCCGAATATGTCACGCCGGAGGACATGCTTGCGGAGCTGCATGAGGATGAGAATGCACTGGCTGTGCGCATGAGAGCCGCACACACATTATGTGACGACGCGGGCGATGTGGCTACAGCCAGTCTGCTCGAAAACTGGATCGACCAGACACAGCGAAGAGCCTGGTTCCTCTTCGAGGCTACTCGCCCCTTGCGCTGA
- the cfa gene encoding cyclopropane fatty acyl phospholipid synthase — MSHGRPWLERLFAEADVALNGRRPWDIQVRDERFYPAVLHGGVLAFGESYMAGWWDSDALDELAGHLAAHHVASRARLKPANLLLGIQAVLGNLGAKRRAFKVGEQHYNLGNDLFERMLDQRMTYSCGYWREATTLDQAQEAKLDLVCRKLGLCAGQRVLDLGCGWGSFAKFAAERYGANVVGVTVSREQVEWAREHCQGLPVEVRLQDYRDVEGSFDHVVSIGMFEHVGYKNYESFMKVAERCLTGDGLFLLHTLGRNTSASHTNPWIHKYIFPNGMLPSVAQIGRAAEGRFVMEDWHNFGAYYYNTLVAWFRNFDLHWPEISAKYGPTFYRMWKYYLLSCAGALKAREAQLWQVAFSRHGVPGGYETVR; from the coding sequence ATGTCTCACGGTCGCCCATGGTTGGAACGGCTGTTTGCGGAGGCGGATGTCGCCCTGAACGGGCGCCGCCCATGGGACATCCAGGTGCGCGACGAGCGGTTCTACCCTGCGGTGCTGCATGGCGGCGTGCTGGCCTTCGGCGAATCCTACATGGCTGGCTGGTGGGACTCCGACGCACTCGACGAACTGGCCGGTCATCTGGCCGCGCACCACGTCGCTAGCCGTGCACGTCTCAAGCCTGCCAATCTTCTGCTCGGCATCCAAGCTGTCCTCGGCAATCTTGGAGCAAAACGCCGGGCATTCAAGGTTGGCGAGCAGCATTACAACCTCGGCAACGATCTCTTTGAACGTATGCTCGACCAACGCATGACCTACTCCTGCGGCTACTGGCGCGAGGCTACGACGCTCGACCAGGCGCAGGAGGCCAAGCTCGATCTTGTCTGTCGCAAGCTAGGCCTGTGCGCGGGCCAGCGCGTACTCGACCTCGGCTGTGGCTGGGGAAGCTTTGCGAAGTTCGCCGCCGAACGTTATGGCGCAAACGTTGTGGGCGTCACCGTCTCGCGCGAGCAGGTCGAATGGGCTCGCGAACACTGCCAAGGCCTTCCGGTCGAGGTCCGGTTGCAGGATTACCGTGATGTCGAAGGCTCTTTCGACCACGTCGTTTCCATCGGCATGTTCGAGCACGTTGGCTACAAAAACTATGAATCGTTCATGAAGGTGGCCGAGCGTTGCCTTACAGGCGATGGGCTCTTTCTGCTCCACACGCTTGGCCGCAACACCTCTGCCAGCCACACCAATCCATGGATACACAAATACATCTTTCCCAATGGCATGTTGCCGTCAGTCGCGCAAATTGGCCGCGCGGCCGAAGGACGCTTCGTCATGGAGGATTGGCATAATTTCGGCGCCTACTACTACAACACCCTCGTTGCATGGTTCCGCAACTTCGACCTTCACTGGCCCGAAATCTCCGCGAAATATGGTCCCACCTTCTACCGCATGTGGAAGTACTACCTGCTGTCCTGCGCCGGTGCGCTCAAAGCCCGCGAAGCGCAACTCTGGCAGGTTGCTTTCTCCAGGCACGGTGTTCCCGGCGGATACGAAACCGTCCGCTAG
- a CDS encoding sigma-70 family RNA polymerase sigma factor translates to MQINDVLASEFEQNRSRLRAVAYRMLGSLSEAEDAVQEAWLRLGRSDAASIDNLGGWLTTVVSRVCLDVLRSRKSRREDSLDAEPVEPASHKREINPEQEAELASSVGLAMLVVLDTLSPPERLAFVLHDMFDLSFDEIAGITGRTTAAARQLASRARRRVQGQHIKPTVNFTRQRRVVEAFLAAARKGDFDGLVSLLDPNAVLVSDPAAARGLPAVLEGAEAIAKRAVLGGARAAQPMLVDGTVGVVVAPRGRLLMVLRFTIVDDKVTRIESIAAPEHVSQLDLAVLS, encoded by the coding sequence ATGCAGATCAACGATGTGCTGGCAAGCGAGTTTGAACAGAACCGCTCCCGCCTGAGGGCCGTCGCCTATCGGATGCTAGGTTCACTGAGTGAGGCAGAAGATGCGGTGCAGGAGGCTTGGCTGCGGCTAGGCCGCTCGGATGCTGCAAGCATCGATAACCTCGGCGGATGGCTGACCACGGTGGTCTCGCGCGTATGCCTGGATGTGTTGCGGTCACGCAAGTCGCGCCGAGAAGACTCCTTGGATGCTGAGCCGGTCGAACCGGCCAGCCACAAACGAGAGATTAATCCCGAACAGGAAGCAGAGCTTGCCAGCTCGGTGGGGTTGGCGATGCTCGTTGTGCTCGATACGCTCTCGCCACCTGAGCGGCTGGCTTTCGTTCTGCACGACATGTTTGATCTTTCTTTCGACGAGATTGCGGGCATCACTGGACGTACGACAGCTGCGGCGCGTCAACTTGCCAGCCGTGCGCGACGCCGCGTGCAAGGGCAACACATCAAGCCCACTGTGAACTTCACGCGCCAGCGCAGAGTGGTTGAAGCGTTTCTTGCCGCCGCACGCAAAGGAGACTTTGACGGGCTCGTATCCTTACTCGATCCTAATGCTGTGCTGGTGAGCGATCCTGCAGCGGCCAGGGGATTGCCAGCGGTGCTCGAAGGCGCGGAAGCTATTGCTAAACGTGCGGTGCTTGGAGGTGCGCGCGCGGCTCAGCCCATGCTGGTCGATGGCACGGTTGGCGTGGTTGTCGCTCCGCGCGGCAGGCTGCTGATGGTGCTGCGCTTCACCATTGTGGACGACAAGGTGACGCGCATCGAGTCGATTGCTGCGCCGGAGCACGTGAGCCAGCTCGATCTCGCGGTGCTTTCGTAA
- a CDS encoding carboxymuconolactone decarboxylase family protein: protein MQSRMKNPAVVVPEALDALMALGAIAKKDTSVPGKTLSLMHLRASQINGCSFCVDMHARELAKSGETTERLFSVAAWRDTPYFTDAERAALALTEAATRLSDRSDPVPDEIWNEAAKHYDEKALGALVLHIAMINFWNRMNVTTRQTAGVWPQGVTKPSQNAH, encoded by the coding sequence ATGCAATCCAGAATGAAAAACCCAGCCGTGGTAGTCCCCGAAGCCCTCGATGCCCTCATGGCGCTTGGCGCGATTGCAAAGAAGGACACCAGCGTCCCCGGCAAGACCCTGTCCCTGATGCACCTGCGCGCCAGCCAGATTAACGGATGCAGTTTCTGCGTGGACATGCACGCCCGTGAGTTAGCCAAATCTGGCGAGACAACGGAGCGCCTCTTCAGCGTGGCAGCCTGGCGCGACACCCCGTACTTCACCGACGCCGAGCGCGCCGCCCTGGCCCTCACCGAAGCCGCCACGCGGCTCAGCGATCGCTCTGACCCCGTGCCGGACGAGATCTGGAACGAAGCAGCGAAACACTACGACGAAAAAGCGCTCGGCGCACTCGTACTGCACATTGCCATGATCAACTTCTGGAACCGCATGAACGTAACCACGCGCCAGACTGCGGGAGTATGGCCGCAAGGCGTAACGAAGCCATCGCAGAACGCACACTGA
- a CDS encoding LPS-assembly protein LptD: MAPSAVQLPDAPDAASYPDAVVLPATGKTEQAVLESDRQSKTGSIYALDGDVVITYGSYRVEADHIDYNSDTGELNATGRVKVSGGPDQEIIHASRGTMNLTTETGRFYDVSGSVGVKPSAGGKSIYVSNNPFLFTGQVVVKTGPQDYQIYYGTLTSCQLAHPDWLLSAALFKVNSEQASAKNSVFHLFNLPFLYLPYVTHPVDVGGRQSGFMIPNPGNSSTKGLSLGEEYYWAINRSMDMRVGLDYYSLRGWAESGQFRYRGLGNDFLTARYSGLVDRGIVIGGVYVNQGGQDMLAAGRYDFDAHTRVAGNLEYLSSYTYREAFTENFNQAVSSDILSIVYGIHEANGYAESLRTDRYQGLKQVAVPATPTTPAIPEEQVKIFHVPSLDFDSTEHELGKSGLQWSMDDSFAGLSRVQPKFASGGLTQRIDLHPQIAYPVGLDGWHFRPSVGVRDTLYSRSQQPKTGPGPGAPIELPNGINRADVELGMDVRPPVLERTFDSASIEKLFHHDIRHTIEPDFTYRYVAGVNNFLKLLRFDDTDVVSDTNELEYGVTQRLFLRPVKNKPCAAKPEDNESIADQDWDTEPSTGRQDSAKPGCGSREWITWKVAQKYFIDQQFGGAVVDGRRNIFDTTLNFSGIAFLTEPRAISPLISRLRVRTSDHMDFEWDFDLDTGAKKFTSDNVLVDLHEGNIFSGLSYARLNAPGRFYTEGVSSAVSNFSQLRLLMGYGSPVKPGFSIAANVGLDLNQLTSNAGLVQYGTLQTSYNWNCCGLSVEYQKFELGSVRNESVERFNFTLVNIGTAGNLRRAMSLF; this comes from the coding sequence ATGGCACCATCCGCGGTGCAGTTGCCCGATGCCCCGGACGCCGCCAGCTACCCGGACGCCGTCGTGCTCCCGGCAACGGGCAAAACCGAGCAGGCCGTGCTCGAATCCGACCGCCAGTCGAAGACCGGCAGCATCTACGCACTCGACGGCGACGTGGTGATTACCTACGGCAGCTACCGCGTCGAGGCCGACCACATCGATTACAACAGCGACACCGGAGAGTTGAACGCGACAGGCCGCGTGAAGGTAAGCGGAGGCCCGGACCAGGAGATCATCCATGCTAGCCGCGGCACCATGAACCTTACCACCGAGACTGGCCGTTTCTATGATGTCTCCGGCTCAGTTGGGGTCAAGCCAAGCGCAGGTGGTAAATCCATCTATGTCAGCAATAATCCCTTCCTGTTCACCGGCCAGGTGGTGGTCAAGACCGGACCCCAGGATTATCAGATCTACTACGGCACGCTGACATCGTGCCAGCTCGCCCACCCGGACTGGCTCCTGTCCGCGGCCTTGTTCAAGGTGAACAGCGAGCAGGCCAGTGCGAAGAACAGCGTCTTCCACCTGTTCAATCTACCGTTCCTCTATCTGCCCTACGTTACGCACCCCGTCGATGTCGGTGGTCGTCAGAGCGGATTCATGATTCCCAATCCCGGCAACTCCTCCACCAAGGGCCTCAGCCTTGGCGAAGAGTACTACTGGGCCATCAACCGCAGCATGGACATGCGGGTCGGGCTCGACTACTACTCGTTGCGTGGATGGGCTGAGTCTGGTCAGTTCCGCTATCGCGGGTTGGGTAACGACTTCCTCACCGCACGCTACAGCGGACTCGTGGATCGAGGCATCGTTATCGGCGGTGTCTATGTAAACCAGGGCGGACAAGACATGCTCGCCGCAGGCCGCTACGACTTCGACGCTCACACGCGCGTTGCAGGCAACCTCGAATACCTAAGCTCCTACACCTACCGCGAGGCATTTACTGAAAACTTCAATCAGGCCGTCTCAAGCGACATTCTCTCCATTGTCTATGGCATACACGAGGCTAATGGATATGCCGAGTCGCTGCGTACCGATCGCTATCAGGGCCTGAAGCAAGTCGCCGTACCAGCCACTCCCACAACCCCCGCAATCCCTGAAGAGCAAGTCAAGATCTTCCACGTGCCCTCGCTCGACTTCGACTCGACCGAGCACGAATTAGGCAAGAGCGGTCTGCAATGGAGCATGGACGACTCCTTTGCCGGCCTCTCTCGCGTGCAGCCGAAGTTCGCCTCCGGCGGACTGACGCAGCGCATTGATCTGCATCCACAGATTGCCTACCCGGTTGGGCTCGATGGCTGGCACTTCCGTCCGTCGGTCGGCGTCCGCGACACACTCTACAGCCGCAGCCAGCAGCCCAAGACCGGACCTGGCCCCGGAGCGCCGATCGAGTTGCCGAACGGAATCAACCGTGCCGACGTGGAGCTCGGGATGGACGTGCGCCCACCAGTACTCGAGCGCACCTTTGATTCAGCTTCGATCGAAAAGCTCTTTCATCACGACATCCGCCATACCATCGAGCCTGACTTCACGTACCGCTACGTCGCCGGTGTAAATAACTTTCTCAAGCTGCTGCGATTCGATGACACCGATGTCGTGAGCGACACGAATGAACTCGAATATGGCGTCACGCAGCGGCTATTTTTGCGTCCTGTCAAAAACAAGCCGTGCGCGGCGAAGCCCGAGGACAATGAATCAATCGCTGATCAGGACTGGGACACCGAGCCGTCCACTGGCAGGCAGGATTCCGCTAAGCCAGGCTGCGGAAGCCGCGAGTGGATTACCTGGAAGGTGGCACAGAAGTATTTCATCGACCAACAGTTTGGCGGAGCCGTGGTCGATGGCCGCAGAAATATCTTCGATACAACACTCAACTTCTCCGGTATCGCGTTTCTTACCGAGCCGCGCGCCATCTCGCCGCTTATCTCGCGGCTGCGCGTGCGCACCTCCGATCACATGGACTTCGAGTGGGACTTCGATCTCGACACCGGCGCCAAGAAGTTCACCTCCGACAACGTGCTGGTGGACCTGCATGAGGGCAACATCTTCTCGGGTCTTAGCTACGCCCGGTTGAACGCACCAGGGCGCTTCTACACCGAAGGCGTCAGCTCGGCCGTATCTAACTTCAGCCAGTTGCGCCTGCTGATGGGCTACGGCTCGCCGGTAAAGCCAGGGTTCTCCATCGCAGCCAACGTGGGGCTTGACCTGAACCAACTCACCTCCAACGCCGGTCTAGTGCAATACGGCACCCTTCAGACGTCATACAACTGGAATTGCTGCGGCCTTAGCGTGGAGTATCAAAAATTCGAACTTGGTTCGGTACGCAATGAGAGTGTCGAACGGTTCAATTTCACCCTGGTCAACATCGGCACGGCGGGCAACCTGCGGCGGGCAATGAGCCTGTTCTGA